From one Anopheles bellator chromosome 1, idAnoBellAS_SP24_06.2, whole genome shotgun sequence genomic stretch:
- the LOC131214608 gene encoding potassium channel subfamily K member 10-like — translation MNTKPPLQVPNFIGSGPPSRPQSPSLCFTAASSKLDKHENITLCGCQQAPKSQWASAFGVLVLVLVYTALGSVLFVTLEGDHDEVDMIESSVAASKPYPRHDLASAEMRLKTVDRLWSITEDLNILYKENWTRLAAQEVLHFQDTILRAVRASRTQKVPNMQQNARPYKWTYASAFLYSLTLITTIGFSGVSPRTQWGRVAALIYALFGIPIILLYLSAIGEGLSSGMRCIFRRLRPFRSYPGSTNNTNSSSSSIGSISVPMSSKATAVELQKSSQQQSYHQSWNHGGPIHESRSYTLNVNGLRNGLTGSKQPQSVVPISVCIMILISYVTLGAVLFHKLQPWGILESLYFCFTSLGTIGFGDLMPKGNVAQYAASAYIIVGMAVVAMCFSLIQTELIIWLRKFTIPESLPSSTEDVALVSVAMTPIKS, via the exons ATGAACACCAAACCACCCTTACAAGTTCCTAATTTTATCGGAAGCGGACCACCGTCACGACCGCAAAGTCCATCACTCTGTTTCACTGCTGCGTCCTCCAAACTAGATAAACATGAAAATATTACGCTTTGCGGATGTCAGCAAGCTCCAAAATCTCAATGGGCTTCAGCCTTCG GGGTGCTCGTGTTGGTGTTAGTCTATACGGCCCTTGGGTCAGTTCTGTTCGTCACCCTCGAAGGAGACCACGATGAGGTCGATATGATTGAATCCTCCGTTGCCGCGTCTAAACCATATCCTAGGCATGATTTGGCAAGTGCTGAAATGCGCCTCAA GACCGTCGATCGGCTGTGGTCTATCACGGAGGACTTAAACATACTCTACAAAGAAAATTGGACTCGTTTGGCTGCACAGGAGGTTCTGCACTTTCAG GACACGATACTCCGTGCAGTGCGTGCATCCCGGACACAGAAAGTACCAAACATGCAGCAGAATGCGCGGCCATACAAGTGGACCTATGCTTCGGCGTTCCTTTATTCATTAACATTGATCACAACGATAG GATTCAGCGGGGTCTCTCCACGCACTCAGTGGGGTCGAGTAGCAGCATTAATTTATGCGCTGTTTGGAATACCTATAATACTGCTGTATTTGTCAGCTATTGGTGAAGGCTTATCCAGTGGCATGCGGTGCATTTTTCGACGACTGCGACCGTTTCGTTCATACCCGGGCAGCACCAACAATACCAACAGCAGTAGCtccagcatcggcagcatcagTGTACCGATGAGCAGCAAGGCCACGGCTGTTGAGCTCCAAAAAAGCTCGCAGCAGCAAAGTTATCACCAAAGCTGGAACCATGGCGGACCTATCCATGAGTCGCGAAGCTACACGCTGAATGTAAATGGTTTGCGCAATGGTTTGACCGGCAGCAAGCAACCTCAATCGGTAGTGCCAATTTCCGTCTGTATAATGATACTCATCTCGTATGTGACGCTCGGTGCGGTACTATTTCATAAACTGCAGCCATGGGGAATCCTGGAAAGCCTGTACTTTTGCTTCACTTCGCTCGGAACGATTGGGTTTGGGGATCTTATGCCAAAGGGCAACGTTGCGCAATATGCGGCGTCGGCGTATATCATCGTTGGCATGGCCGTCGTTGCCATGTGTTTCAGTCTGATACAAACTGAGCTTATCATATGGCTGAGGAAGTTTACCATTCCCGAATCGCTACCTTCATCTACCGAAGACGTGGCCCTTGTGTCGGTGGCCATGACGCCAATAAAATCTTGA